One window of Lacerta agilis isolate rLacAgi1 chromosome 14, rLacAgi1.pri, whole genome shotgun sequence genomic DNA carries:
- the LOC117058372 gene encoding DNA-directed RNA polymerase I subunit RPA12-like — translation MTQGSSCFESELDFCPECGTVLPLPGIQDKVTCPCCSYSIDVRVFEMRIVHTSVTFNSADSISLKTEDEGSAVKGPLIDSKCPQCGNEGMAYHTRQMRSADEGQTVFYTCVRCKFQEKEDS, via the coding sequence ATGACACAAGGCAGCTCCTGCTTTGAATCAGAACTCGATTTCTGCCCTGAGTGCGGTACTGTCCTGCCTTTGCCGGGGATCCAGGACAAGGTGACATGTCCCTGTTGCTCTTATTCCATTGATGTGCGAGTTTTTGAGATGCGAATTGTGCATACATCCGTCACATTCAACAGTGCAGATTCCATCTCTTTGAAGACGGAGGATGAAGGAAGTGCAGTCAAGGGACCATTGATTGACAGCAAGTGTCCCCAGTGCGGGAACGAGGGCATGGCATACCATACGAGGCAGATGAGGTCTGCGGATGAAGGGCAGACGGTCTTCTACACCTGTGTTCGATGCAAGTTCCAGGAAAAGGAAGATTCTTGA